One window from the genome of Actinoplanes teichomyceticus ATCC 31121 encodes:
- a CDS encoding YkvA family protein, with translation MARTLKRTAAFTALGRALMAGARGGPSLGRRLAAIPRMLKATARREYDGGMRVALMAAATAYVLSPIDAVPEAFLWVFGLVDDAVAITWLAGTVLSETERFLEWERVTKHVVVR, from the coding sequence ATGGCCAGAACTCTGAAACGTACGGCGGCCTTCACCGCGCTCGGCCGGGCCCTGATGGCCGGCGCCCGGGGCGGGCCCTCGCTCGGCCGACGGCTGGCGGCGATCCCACGGATGCTCAAGGCCACCGCCAGGCGGGAGTACGACGGCGGCATGCGGGTCGCCCTGATGGCCGCCGCCACGGCCTACGTGCTGTCCCCGATCGACGCCGTACCGGAAGCCTTCCTCTGGGTGTTCGGCCTGGTCGACGACGCGGTCGCGATAACCTGGCTGGCCGGCACGGTGCTCAGCGAGACCGAGCGTTTCCTGGAGTGGGAGCGAGTCACGAAGCACGTCGTCGTACGCTGA